The nucleotide sequence GACGCCGAGAATGGAGTCCATTTCATCCATTTTCCCTAAACTTTCGTCTGGTGGGATAACACCGACTGGTCCAGCTCTTCAGACTGCCATGTCTCACTTTAAGAAAAAACGCTCATTGAGGAGTTTGATTTCACGTGATGATGAATACTTCGAAGAAGCCGGATTTTAATATTCAGCCAGGTGAGGTTATTCAAGGGAAGTGGCACCGACGCTCATACAAAATTATTAAACAGTTAGGTTACGGAGCAACAGGTGTTGTTTATTTAGCTCAGTATAATCGTAAGTTTGTTGCCTTAAAGCTTAGCGAGAATTGTATGGCAATTACATCGGAAGTCAATGTGCTTAAATCACTTTCCCAGGTCCAGGGGTCTTCCCTTGGGCCTTCTTTGCTGGATGTAGATGATTGGGTTGTACCGGGCAAACGTGAGACTACTCCTTTTTATGTGATGGAATATGTGAAAGGTAGAGAGCTGCTCGAATTCATCCAATTACGTGGTTCAGAATGGATTGTTGTGTTAACAATTCAGTTATTAAGTGAATTAGATAAACTTCACAAAACGGGCTGGGTATTTGGAGATTTGAAGCCTGACAATTTACTTGTTTCAGGTCCGCCCCCTTGTATACGTTGGTTTGATGTTGGAGGAACGACGAGGATCGGACGCTCTATCAAGGAGTATACAGAGTATTATGACCGTGGCTATTGGGGGCTTGGAACACGGAAAGCTGAGCCTTCTTATGATTTATTTGCAGTAGCGATGATTTTTATCGAATTAGCATATGGAAGCCAGTGTAAGAAGGATGGACAAGGAATCTTACAGTTAGAGGAACGTATTCGTCGTCACCCCTTCCTTACAAAGTACCGGCATGTCCTTATAAGGGCTTTAGAAGGAAAATATCGTTCAGCAGAAGAAATGAAAGCAGAGTTAATGAAACCCCTTAATCAACTGTCTGCTCGAACAACACGCAAGCCGCCAGAAAAAAAGGCAACAAAAGCAAAGAAACCGCCAACTACAATGGCCCAAACCACAGTGGTAACCAGAAAATCAAAAGGAATTTATGAGACAGCTTTTATAACAATTTTGTTGTTTGCGTTTTACTTTTTATATCTTTATTTTCAAAACCCTATACAGTAATTGGAAAAGGGTGAAGGTAGTTAACAAAATGTTCATGATGTTTTAAGATTTTAAGGTTATTCTTTTTGCACAATGTGAAAAAGAAGTGGTAGGATGAATATAATTACCATTATAAAAGCAATATCAGGCATTAGGGCTGTACCTTGGTACTGTTAAGCTTGAAAGGAACTTCGAACCATAAGTAACTTAGGAATTTCAAGGCTCTGCTAGTACTTT is from Bacillus tianshenii and encodes:
- a CDS encoding protein kinase family protein translates to MMNTSKKPDFNIQPGEVIQGKWHRRSYKIIKQLGYGATGVVYLAQYNRKFVALKLSENCMAITSEVNVLKSLSQVQGSSLGPSLLDVDDWVVPGKRETTPFYVMEYVKGRELLEFIQLRGSEWIVVLTIQLLSELDKLHKTGWVFGDLKPDNLLVSGPPPCIRWFDVGGTTRIGRSIKEYTEYYDRGYWGLGTRKAEPSYDLFAVAMIFIELAYGSQCKKDGQGILQLEERIRRHPFLTKYRHVLIRALEGKYRSAEEMKAELMKPLNQLSARTTRKPPEKKATKAKKPPTTMAQTTVVTRKSKGIYETAFITILLFAFYFLYLYFQNPIQ